CAGCAGCTTGCGCTGCTCGTCGCTGCCGAACTGGGCGACCGGGTAGCAGGACAGGGTGTGCACGCTGACCGCCTCGGCGACCGCGAGCCAGCGGCTGGCCAGGATCTCCAGCACCTGGAGATAGACCTCGTACGGCTGGGCCGCGCCGCCGTGCTCCTCGGCGTACGGCAGGCCGAGCAGGCCGGCCCGGCCCAGGGTGCGCAGCACCTCGCGGGGGAACTCGGCGCGCTGCTCGAAGCCGGCGGCCTTCGGGGCGAGCTCGCGGTCGGCGAGTTCGGTGGCGAGGTCCAGCAGGTCGTGGGCCTCGTCGGTGGGGAGGATCCGGTCGACAGTCATAGCGCGATGAGCTCCGTGGGGGTGGTGTTGAGCCGTCGTACGCCGTCAGTGGTGCAGACGACGATGTCCTCGATCCGGGCGCCGTGCCGCCCGGCCAGGTAGATGCCGGGCTCGACGGAGAAGGCCATGCCGTCCTCCAGGGGCCGGGAGTTGCCGGCGACGACGTACGGCTCCTCGTGGGTCTCCAGGCCGATGCCGTGTCCGGTGCGGTGCAGGAAGGCGTCGCCGTGGCCGGCGGCGGTGATGAGGTCCCGGGCCACCGCGTCGACCGCCTCGGCGGTGACCCCGGGGCGGACCGCGTCGACCGCGGCGCGCTGTGCCGCGTGCAGCACCGCGTAGTAGTCGGTGAACTCGGCCGGGGCGGGGCCGCCGGCGGTGTAGGTGCGGGTGCAGTCGGAGCGGTAGCCGGACGGCATGGTGCCGCCGATGTCCACCACGACCGGCTCGCCGGCGCCGATCGGCCGGTCCGAGGTGCCGTGGTGCGGGCTGGCGCCGTGCGGGCCGGCGGCGACGATGACGAAGTCGACACTGACGTGGCCGGCGGCGCGGATGGCCGCGGCGATGTCGGCGCCGACCTCGTTCTCGGTCCGGCCGGGGCGCAGCCACTCCCCCATCCGCCGGTGCACCGCGTCGATCGCCGCGCCGGCCTCCGCGAGGGCCGCCACCTCGGCCGGGGACTTGCGGATCCGCAGCTCGCGCAGCACCTCGCCGGCCAGCCGCTGGGTGGCATCGGGCAGCGTGGCACGCAGCGCGAGGACCTGCTCGGCCCACATCCGGTCGGCCAGTCCGACGGCCCGCACCGGCCCGGGCAGCGCCGCCCGCAGCAGCGGGTACGGGTCGGTGCCGTCGGCGTGGTCGACGATCCGCAGCCCGGTGGCCGGGGCGGGGGACGCCTCCGCGCCGGGCCGCTCCAGGACCGGCACGATCAGCGTCGGCTCGCCCTCGGCGGGCAGCACCAGGCAGGTGAGCCGCTCCCCCTCGTGGGCGTCGTAGCCGGTCAGGTAGCGCAGGTCGGCGCCGGGGGTGAGCAGCAGCGCGTCGAGGCCGGCGGCGGCGGTGGCGCGCTGCGCGGCGGCCAGCCGGGCGGCCGGGTACAGCTCGTCGGTTCCCACCCACTCAGCTTAACGGTCGTTTGGGCATTCGCGGGACCCGGTCGGGCCGGTGGACGGGTGGGCGGCCGGGGCGTACCGGGCGATCGGGTTGGTCAGCTCGCCGACCAGTTGCAGGGCGCCGGCCGGGTCCGCCAGGTCGACCATCTGCTGGTTGTCGCGCAGCTGGAGGCGGTTGAGGCAGGAGCGGGCGAAACGCGGCGCGAACAGGTCGTACCGGCGGAACCGGTCCGCCAGGTGCGGCACGGCCGCCCGGTAGTCGGCGGCGCACCCGGCCACCGTCCGCCAGAAGGTCTCCTCGTCGAGGACGCCGGCACCGGCGAGCAGCGCCGCGAGGTGCCGCAGGAAACCGTCGAAGACGTCGGTGAAGATCGACAGCAGTCGCAGTTCGGTCGGCACGTCGACGCGGATCCGTTCGACCGCCGGCGGCAACGGCACGTCCGGGTCGAGCACCGCGATCTCCTCGGCGATGTCCTTGAGCACGACCCGCTCCACCGCGCCGTCGCGGAGCACCAGCAGGACGTTCTCGCCGTGCGGCAGGAAGACCAGGCCGTGGGCGTAGAAGGCATGCAGCAGCGGCACCAGGTAGGCGTCGAGGTAGCCGCGCAGCCACACCGCGGGCGCCCGACCCGAGCGGGCGAAGAGCGCCGCGGCGAGCGGCCGGCCGGTGGCGTCGATGTGCAGCAGGCACGCCATGGTGGCGAGCCGCCGGCCCGGCTCCAGCGCCCCCACCGGGCTCTCCCGCCAGAGTGCGGCCAGCATCTTCCGGTACGGCGAGTGCCGGTCGGTGGCCGCCTCGTACTGCCGGTGCCGGTAGCCCACGGCGGCCCGTTCCCGCAGGATCGACACCCCGGTCCGGGCGAACACCTCGTCGCCCGCGATCAGGCCGGCGACCCAGTCGTTGATCGCCGGGGTGGCCGCCATGTACGCCGCCGACAGCCCGCGCATGAACCCCATGTTCAGCACGGACAGCGCCGTCTTGACGTAGTGCCGGTGCGGCGCGCTGACGTTGAAGAAGGTCCGCACCGACTGCTGGGCCCGGTACGCGTCCGGGCCCTCGCCGAGGCAGACCAGCCGGCGGGCGGCGAGTTCACCGGCGAAGGTGACCGACAGCTTGTTCCACCACTGCCACGGGTGCACCGGGATCAGGTGGTGGTCGGCGAGGTCGAGGCCGAGCGCGGCCAGGGTGGCGGCGAACCGGGCCCGGGTGGCCTCGTCCAGCTCGGCGTTCAGCAGGGTGTCCCGGTCCAGGTCGGCGGCGGCGCTGAACGTCGTGTGGTCGCGGTGCGCGGCAAGCCAGACCAGCCGGACCTCGGCGGCGGCCTCCGGGGCGTACCGGTGGTGGTCGTCGACGCCGAAGCCGAGCCGGCCGCCGTTGGCCACGAAGCACGGGTGCCCCTCGGTCATCGCGGCCTCGACGGTCTGGAAGTCGGCGTCGACCAGGTCGTCGGCCGACGACCGCGATCGGCGCAGCCGGTCGGCGAGGCCGGCCAGGGTCGCGGTGACCTCCTCCAGATAGACCGCCAGGATCCGGTCGTCGAGGCCGAGCGACCGCCGCAGCTCCAGGCAGAGGTCGACGGCGTCGAGCGGGACGACCCGTCCGTTCCGGGTACGGCGGATGCTGTCCGGGTCGACCTGCCAATGGTCGAGTTCCCGGCGGCAGGCGGTGAAGTGGTAGGTGACGGTGTCGTCGTCGCCGTGCACGACGTATTCGCCGCCGGCCGGGGCAGGGGTGATCAGGCGTTCGTGGGCGAACTCGGCGAGCGCCTTGCGGACGAGCAGCCGGTTGGCCCGCGCCCAGAGTTCCGGGGTGAGGTGGGTGACGGCGGCACGGGGGTTCATCTGAGGGCTCCTTCGGTGGCGGCGCGGAACCGCTCCCGGGTGCAGGTGCTGAGCAGGGCGGTCTTGGTGGGCAGGGCGACCGGTCCGAGGACGGTGAAGCCGACGGCGGCGTTGAGCGCGTGCACGGCGGTGTTGCGCACGTCCGGTTCCACCACCACCCGGCGCACCGAGGGGTCGGCGAAGAGCCAGTCGAGCACGGTGGTGAGCACGGCCCGGCTGAAGCCGTGGACCGGGTTGTCGGTGGGGGCGCACAGGAAGTGCATGCCGACGTCGCCGGGGCGGTGGCCGTACGCGCCGACCAGTTCGACGTGGGCCGGGTCGTAGCGTTCGGCGAGGAAGGCGGGCACCCCGCGCCACAGCCCCAGGCAGGCGTCGTGGTGCGGGTGGGCGGCGATCCGCCGGTACTCGGCGACGACCGCGGCCACGTCGGCGTCGCCCATCAGCCAGAACGCCGCTGCGGGGTGGGTCACCCAGCGGTGCAGCAGCGCGGCGTCGCCGTCCGGGTCGACGGCGCGCAGCGCGAACCGCCCGAGCCGGCGGTCGTCGCGGGCGTGGACGGTCCCGGTCACGACGCCGGCACCCCGAACTCCTGGAAGGCGATCCGCCGCTCGATCGGGTAGTGCTCGCGGCCCAGCAGCTCCCGGATGATGCACGAGTTCCGGTACGCCCCCATGCCCAGGTCCGGGGAGGTGATGCTGTGCGCGTGGGTGGCGCCGTTCTGCAGGAAGATGCCCCGCCCGGTGTGGTCGATGCTGTAGTTGCGGGCGACCGCGAAGCGGCCCCGGCCGTCCCGGCGGATCCGGTCGCGCACCGGCGCGAGGAAGTCCGGCGGGCGGTACCGGTAGCCGGTGGCGAGCACCAGCCCCTCGGTGTGCAGGGTCAGGTCCCGCCCCTGTTCGAGGTGGCGCAGGGTGAGCAGGTGGCCGCCGGTCGCGGGATCGGGTCGGACGCCGGTCAGCTCGGTGTTGGTCAGCAGCCGGGTACGGACACTGCCGGTGACGCTGTGGGCGTAGAGCTGGTCGAAGATCGTGTCGATCAGGTCGGCGTCGATGCCCTTGAACAGCCCGCGCTGGGCAGCCTCCAGCTCGTAGCGGGTGTCCTCGGGCAGCGCGTGGAAGTAGTCCACGTAGTCCGGTGAGGTCAGCTCCAGCGTGAGCTTGGTGTATTCGAGGGGGAGGAACCGCGGCGAGCGGGTGACCCAGGTGAGCTGGTAGCCGTGCTCGTCCAGGTCGCCGAGCAGGTCGTGGTAGACCTCGGCCGCGCTCTGTCCGCTGCCCACCACGGTGATGCTGCGGCGGGTGCGCAGCGCCGCCCGGTGCGCCAGGTAACGCGAGGTGTGCACCGCCCCGGGCAGCCCGGCGCAGGCGTCCGGGACGTACGGCGGGGTGCCGGTGCCGAGCACCAGGTGCCGGGCCCGGTGGGTGACGACCCCGCCGGCCGTGGCGGCGTGCACCACGTAGTGCTCGTCGGCCGGGTCGTACCGCACGGCGGTCACCTCGTGGCCGAAGCGCACGCTGTCGAGCCTGCTCGCCGCCCAGCGGCAGTAGGCGTCGTACTCGACACGCAGCGGGAAGAAGCTCTCCCGGATGTAGAACGGGTAGAGCCGGCCGGTCTCCTTGAGGAAGGCCAGGAAGGAGTACGGCGAGGTCGGGTCGGCCAGGGTGACCAGGTCGGCCAGGAACGGGGTCTGCAACCGGGCGGACGGCAGCAGCATGCCCGGGTGCCAGGCGACGTCGGGCCGGGCCTCCAGGAAGAGGCCGTCGAGGTCGTCGATCGGCGCGGTCAGGCAGGCGAGCCCGAGGTTGTACGGGCCCAGCCCGATCGCGATGAAGTCGTGGGTGGACAATCCGGCCTCCGGTCGGCGGGTGCGGGGACGCTCCGGTCAGCGGGCGACCACGGCGGGCCGGTGGTCGTCCGCGTACCGGCCGGCGTGGGCGGCGATCAGGTCCAGGACGTGCCTGACGTCGGCACGACTGGTCGCCGGGTTGAGCAGGGTGAACTTGAGGAACTGGCGGCCGTCCACGACGGTGGCGGCGACCATGGCCGCCCCGGCGGTGACCGCCCGGCGGTGCCGGTTCGCGGCGTCGGCCAGCTCCGGCGGCCCGCCCGCCGGCCGGTAGCGGAAGACCACGGTGCTCAGCGGTGAGCGGGCCAGCACCTCGAAGCGCGGGTCCGCGTCGACCAGCGCCCACGCGTCGGCCGCCCGGTCCAGTACCTCGTCGAAGAGCGCGCCGACGGCGTCCGGGCCGAGGATCCGCAGGGTCAGCCACAGCTTGAGGGCGTCGAAGCGGCGGGTGGTCTGCAGGCTCTTGTCGACCTGGTTGGGCAGGGTGTCGCCGGCCGGGTTGAGGTAGTCCGCGTGGTGGGTGACGTGCCGCAGCGTGCGGCCGTCGCGGACCAGCAGGGCGCTCGCGGAGACCGGCTGGAAGAACGACTTGTGGAAGTCCACGGTCACCGAGTCGGCCCGCTCGACGCCGGCGAGCAGGCGCCGCCGGGTCGGCGAGACCAGCAGCCCGCAGCCGTACGCGGCGTCGACGTGCAGCCACACCCCGGCGGTGGCGCAGCATTCCGCCAGCTCCGGCAGCGGGTCGATGCTGCCGAAGTCGGTGGTGCCGGCGGTGGCGACGACGGCCATCACCACCAGCCCGGCGGCCCGGCACCGGGCCAGCTCCCGGCGTACCCGGTCGGGCCGCAGCCGCCGGTCCGGCCCGGTCGGCAGGGCCAGCACCGCGTCGGCGGCCAGGCCGAGCAGGTCGGCGGAGGTCTGCACACTGAAGTGCCCGGCGGTGGAGGTGATGATCCGCAGCCGGGGCAGCAGGTCCCGGCCGAGGCCGTGCCGGGCGCACGCCTCCTCCCGGGCCAGCAGCAACGCCTGCAGGTTGGACTGGCTGCCGCCGCTGGTGAAGACGCCGTCGGCGGCCGGGCCCAGCCCGAGCCGACCGGCGGTCCAGGCCACCAGCCGCCGCTCGATCAGGGTGGCCCCGGCGCTCTGGTCCCAGGTGTCCAGGGACGAGTTGACGGCGCTGAGCACCGCCTCGCCGAGCAGCGCGGGCAGCACCACCGGGCAGTTGAGGTGGGCCAGGTAGCGCGGGTGGTGGAACCAGACGGCGTCGCGCAGGTAGACGTCCTCCAGTTCGTCGAGGGCGGCGTCGGTGTCGCCGAGCGGCCGGTCCAGGTCGACCGCGTCGATGCGGGGCGCCAGCCCGGCCGGGCTTATCCCGGTGCACGGCCTGGTCGACGCCGGCCACCCGCCGGGCCACCCGGTCGA
The Micromonospora sp. R77 DNA segment above includes these coding regions:
- a CDS encoding Xaa-Pro peptidase family protein, which gives rise to MGTDELYPAARLAAAQRATAAAGLDALLLTPGADLRYLTGYDAHEGERLTCLVLPAEGEPTLIVPVLERPGAEASPAPATGLRIVDHADGTDPYPLLRAALPGPVRAVGLADRMWAEQVLALRATLPDATQRLAGEVLRELRIRKSPAEVAALAEAGAAIDAVHRRMGEWLRPGRTENEVGADIAAAIRAAGHVSVDFVIVAAGPHGASPHHGTSDRPIGAGEPVVVDIGGTMPSGYRSDCTRTYTAGGPAPAEFTDYYAVLHAAQRAAVDAVRPGVTAEAVDAVARDLITAAGHGDAFLHRTGHGIGLETHEEPYVVAGNSRPLEDGMAFSVEPGIYLAGRHGARIEDIVVCTTDGVRRLNTTPTELIAL
- a CDS encoding IucA/IucC family siderophore biosynthesis protein, with amino-acid sequence MNPRAAVTHLTPELWARANRLLVRKALAEFAHERLITPAPAGGEYVVHGDDDTVTYHFTACRRELDHWQVDPDSIRRTRNGRVVPLDAVDLCLELRRSLGLDDRILAVYLEEVTATLAGLADRLRRSRSSADDLVDADFQTVEAAMTEGHPCFVANGGRLGFGVDDHHRYAPEAAAEVRLVWLAAHRDHTTFSAAADLDRDTLLNAELDEATRARFAATLAALGLDLADHHLIPVHPWQWWNKLSVTFAGELAARRLVCLGEGPDAYRAQQSVRTFFNVSAPHRHYVKTALSVLNMGFMRGLSAAYMAATPAINDWVAGLIAGDEVFARTGVSILRERAAVGYRHRQYEAATDRHSPYRKMLAALWRESPVGALEPGRRLATMACLLHIDATGRPLAAALFARSGRAPAVWLRGYLDAYLVPLLHAFYAHGLVFLPHGENVLLVLRDGAVERVVLKDIAEEIAVLDPDVPLPPAVERIRVDVPTELRLLSIFTDVFDGFLRHLAALLAGAGVLDEETFWRTVAGCAADYRAAVPHLADRFRRYDLFAPRFARSCLNRLQLRDNQQMVDLADPAGALQLVGELTNPIARYAPAAHPSTGPTGSRECPNDR
- a CDS encoding GNAT family N-acetyltransferase, which translates into the protein MTGTVHARDDRRLGRFALRAVDPDGDAALLHRWVTHPAAAFWLMGDADVAAVVAEYRRIAAHPHHDACLGLWRGVPAFLAERYDPAHVELVGAYGHRPGDVGMHFLCAPTDNPVHGFSRAVLTTVLDWLFADPSVRRVVVEPDVRNTAVHALNAAVGFTVLGPVALPTKTALLSTCTRERFRAATEGALR
- a CDS encoding lysine N(6)-hydroxylase/L-ornithine N(5)-oxygenase family protein → MSTHDFIAIGLGPYNLGLACLTAPIDDLDGLFLEARPDVAWHPGMLLPSARLQTPFLADLVTLADPTSPYSFLAFLKETGRLYPFYIRESFFPLRVEYDAYCRWAASRLDSVRFGHEVTAVRYDPADEHYVVHAATAGGVVTHRARHLVLGTGTPPYVPDACAGLPGAVHTSRYLAHRAALRTRRSITVVGSGQSAAEVYHDLLGDLDEHGYQLTWVTRSPRFLPLEYTKLTLELTSPDYVDYFHALPEDTRYELEAAQRGLFKGIDADLIDTIFDQLYAHSVTGSVRTRLLTNTELTGVRPDPATGGHLLTLRHLEQGRDLTLHTEGLVLATGYRYRPPDFLAPVRDRIRRDGRGRFAVARNYSIDHTGRGIFLQNGATHAHSITSPDLGMGAYRNSCIIRELLGREHYPIERRIAFQEFGVPAS